CTTCCGGTTAGTGCAGCCCCTATCAACGGTAATGTCTTCCTCGCCATCGCTCAAGCAGGCGGGAAAATTTTCGCTAATGGCCTGACGCTTGCTCTGCCACTGATAACCTTGTTGTTGACTATCAATATGGCGCTCGGTCTCTTGAGCCGTCTGGCTCCACAGCTCACCATTTTTGCAATCGGTTTCCCTATCACACTATTTAGCGGGATTAGCGCTCTGGGTTTCCTTATCTTTCTCATCTCACCTTATGCAGAAAGACTTTTTGGCGAGACATATGATTTAATTGCTGATCTTATCGGCCGATTTTAGCCTCTATTGGCGCGTCTCTTCCCGGCACTCGCCTGCCTGCATCAAAAAACTGACTTTTTAATCCTCTTTACCGCTAATCCGCTATTTATCCGGCAGGCCCCTGACTGACGCGATATCACCTTTCTCTATCTTTTCTCTGCCACAGGTCACAATTTTCGATTTGTTTCTTTTCGTCGCATTGATGTTTCGATTTCTTTCTTATAGGGTTTAAAAGAAACCAAACGAAAGCAGGATATCTCACATGAAAAAGGTCATTACCGTTTCATTGCTGGCTTTATTTATTTCCGATTACGCCGTTGCGGCCAATCATACCCTTAATAACGAAAATATGGCTATTTCGTTTGATGACGAGAGCACCTTAGCAACGATTCAAGACAGGCAATCCAGGAATAAACTGTCACCGCAAGAACTTTTCTTTTTAACGCTACCGGATGAAAAAGTCATTCATGCATCTGATTTTAAGATTAAGCATGTCGGGAAAAAAGATAATGGAATTATTATTGAATATGATCGTCCAGACTTCAACGTAACAGTGATGCTTAACCTGCTGAAAGGAAAATATGTCAGTGTCGATTATACAGTTGCCGCCGTAGGGAAAGCGCGAGATGTAGCCAAAATAACGCTTTTCCCAACACAAAAGCAGTCTCAGGCACCTTATGTTAACGGTGCCATTAACAGTTCTCCCATTATTGCTGATTCATTTTTCATGCTGCCGGGAAAACCCGTCATCAACAGTCATGCTTATGAAGCAACAACCCACTTTAATGTAGAATTAAAAACACCGATCCAGCCAGAAACACCCCTCAGTTATACCACCTACGTTGGTACGTTCGCGGAAAAAAACCAGTTACGCCGTAGCGTCAATCAGTTTATTGAGGCCGTTCGCCCTCGCCCATATAAACCTTATTTGCATTATAATAGCTGGATGGATATTGGTTTCTTTACTGCTTATACTGAAAAAGATGTACTGGAAAGAATGGATGAGTGGAATAAAGCGTTTATTACCGGACGCGGTGTAGCACTTGATGCTTTCTTATTAGATGACGGGTGGGACGATCTCACCGGAAAATGGTTATTTGGCCCGGCATTCAGTCATGGTTTTGTAAAAATAAGAGCGAAGGCTCGCAATCTGCATAGCTCCGTTGGTTTATGGTTGTCGCCTTGGGGCGGATATAATAAGCCGCGTGATATTCGCGTGTCTCATGCCAGGGAGTATGGATTTGAGACTGTTGATAATAAACTGGCACTCTCTGGCCCAAATTATTTCAAAAACTTCAATGCACAAATTATTAAAATGATTGAGAATGAGCATATTACCTCTTTTAAACTTGATGGTATGGGTAATGCCAACTCACATATTCAAGGCAGTCAGTTTGCCTCTGACTTCGATGCATCGATTGAATTATTGCATAACATGCGCAGTGCAAATAAAGAGGTATTTATCAACCTGACAACAGGTACTAATGCCAGTCCATCCTGGCTGTTCTACGCTGATGCAATATGGCGTCAGGGTGACGATATTAATCTGTATGGCCCCGGCACACCAGTGCAACAATGGATAACCTATCGTGATGCCGAAACCTATCGCTCTATTGTCCGTAAAGGCCCACTATTCCCACTAAATTCATTGATGTATCACGGAATTATTAGCGCTCAGAATGCGTATCACGGGCTGGAAAAGATCCAAACAGACAGTGACTTTGCCGATCAGGTCTGGAGCTATTTCGCAACCGGAACGCAACTACAAGAGCTGTATATTACGCCATCGCTTCTGAATAATGCGAAGTGGGATACGCTGGCACAAGCAGCCAAGTGGTCACAGAGTCATGCCAGTGTACTGGTTGATACACACTGGGTGGGTGGCGACCCAACGGCACTTGATGTTTATGGCTGGGCGTCATGGAATAAAAATAAATCGATAATCAGCCTGCGTAACCCGTCAGATAAGCCGCAGACTTATTATCTAAACCTCGCTAAAGACTTTGAAATTCCGCAGGGAGAGACAGCATTTTTCACCATGAAATCAATTTATGGCACAAACATCAGCATACCTACCAACTATAAAAATGCCCTGGTGATTACATTAAAACCTCTGGAAACAATAGTATATGAAGCAATACCGGTAAAAAAATAATCATCATACCCGGGGGTTCCCCGGGTTGTTTCCCACTCGATTTGACTAGAAATACATAGCCAGACACAAGCCTTATCACTGATATTAAGAACTCGTTATATGTGGAGAGAGAAATGAAACGAAGATTATTTATAAAATCTGCCGCATTATTATCGGTAGCCAGCTCTTTGCCTGCATTTTCGAACAGCACCACTACCTGCCAGAAGGAGAATAATAGCCAAGAGAGTTATCAAACATCAATTGCGATAGTCAGTGATTTGCACATCAGTAGTAATGCTTTGTTAAGTGATTTTGAAACTGCATTGAAAAACATCACCCAAAATCATCATGTTAATGCCATCATTATTCCTGGTGATATCGCTGAAAATATTGATTTCATAGAAAGAACAATCAACTCCACAATAAATTACTTTAATAATAAGAAAGCCATCATCATACTTGGAAATCATGATGTCCGGGGGCCAGATAGTAAAATCTGGGTAAAAGATCCTAAAGCTGACAACCCTTATTATAAAGTTGTGATTGAAAAATACGTACAAATCAACTCACTGTTTGCAAAACATGTTACGGGACATGCTTGTTTTGACGAATGGATTGACGGGCACCATTTCATCGCATTAAACACAGACCGCGGCTTAAAAGACCAAGCTTTTTTTGATGAAAGCACACTGAGATGGTTTGAAGGAAAAATGAATGAAAACACACAGGGCAAAAAGAAATTTGTCATCGTTCATCAGTCATTGAATGACACACACTGGCGCGCAAATCTCTTTGGCGGCTTTGGTGAACAAGATAAAAGAATCAAAGAGATTTTATTACGTCACCCAGAAACATTCATCATATCAGGGCATATTCACAATGGGTTTGGTGTTCTGGAGGCGATGCAAAAAAATTCGGCACACTGATTGAAATCCCTTCATTTAACCGAACAGAGAATGGACTCATCGAGAAGGGGTATGGGTTTATTATGCGTATCGCAGAGGATACCGTACTGTTCGAAGCCTGGAACTTCCTTAAAGATATTCACTATCCAGAATATGACATAAAAATTGATGACCAGTCGGTCAATTATCTGTTAAGAGCAAAACAGAATGACTGTACCAGCCAGTCCCTGAATGAAGAATATCCCTGGTCTGATATCGCCAAAGCACATAATG
This sequence is a window from Dickeya aquatica. Protein-coding genes within it:
- a CDS encoding alpha-galactosidase, whose product is MKKVITVSLLALFISDYAVAANHTLNNENMAISFDDESTLATIQDRQSRNKLSPQELFFLTLPDEKVIHASDFKIKHVGKKDNGIIIEYDRPDFNVTVMLNLLKGKYVSVDYTVAAVGKARDVAKITLFPTQKQSQAPYVNGAINSSPIIADSFFMLPGKPVINSHAYEATTHFNVELKTPIQPETPLSYTTYVGTFAEKNQLRRSVNQFIEAVRPRPYKPYLHYNSWMDIGFFTAYTEKDVLERMDEWNKAFITGRGVALDAFLLDDGWDDLTGKWLFGPAFSHGFVKIRAKARNLHSSVGLWLSPWGGYNKPRDIRVSHAREYGFETVDNKLALSGPNYFKNFNAQIIKMIENEHITSFKLDGMGNANSHIQGSQFASDFDASIELLHNMRSANKEVFINLTTGTNASPSWLFYADAIWRQGDDINLYGPGTPVQQWITYRDAETYRSIVRKGPLFPLNSLMYHGIISAQNAYHGLEKIQTDSDFADQVWSYFATGTQLQELYITPSLLNNAKWDTLAQAAKWSQSHASVLVDTHWVGGDPTALDVYGWASWNKNKSIISLRNPSDKPQTYYLNLAKDFEIPQGETAFFTMKSIYGTNISIPTNYKNALVITLKPLETIVYEAIPVKK
- a CDS encoding metallophosphoesterase family protein → MKRRLFIKSAALLSVASSLPAFSNSTTTCQKENNSQESYQTSIAIVSDLHISSNALLSDFETALKNITQNHHVNAIIIPGDIAENIDFIERTINSTINYFNNKKAIIILGNHDVRGPDSKIWVKDPKADNPYYKVVIEKYVQINSLFAKHVTGHACFDEWIDGHHFIALNTDRGLKDQAFFDESTLRWFEGKMNENTQGKKKFVIVHQSLNDTHWRANLFGGFGEQDKRIKEILLRHPETFIISGHIHNGFGVLEAMQKNSAH